AGCGTTCCCTGCCTGGAATTCCCGGCACAGgaactgcaggagcagcagcagcagctcccggCCCAGCACCTCGTTGCCGTGCAGCCCTGCCGTGTACCGCACCTCCGGCTCTCCTGGGTGGGGGACACATGCAGGGTCACCCCCTACCctctccccccacccacccaccccctgccccctaACCTGCCCCTCCTCACCCATCTCGTGTTCGCCCGGGTTGTCAGAGATCTCCATGGCGTAGATCTTCAGCCCCCGGGAGCTCTTCCCGATGTTGTAGATTCGGGTGATCGTGGGACACTCCTCGTTCACCACCTTCATCAGCTGGGGGAGGGGAGATGGGGGTGAAGAGGGGCAGTGCTCAGGGGCCAAGCCCCATGGAGGATCCCACCCCATGGAGAATCCCATCCCACGGAGGTTCCCACCAACACAGAGATGCCCACCCCATGGAGGATCCCACCCCACAGTGGTGCCCAACCCATGGAGATTTCCCACCCTACAGAGGTTTCCATCCCACGGAGGTGCCCGCTACCCCAGAGGTGCCCATCCCGTGCAGGTTCCCACCCCACAGAGGCTCCCACCCCACAGAGGCTCTCACCTGCCTCATGTCCTTGTAGCTGTGGTGGCGGAAGTCCAGGTTGTCGGTGGAGGTCACCTCATTCTGCTGGCTGTAGTAGCTGCTGATGGCTGCGGAGGGGAAAACGAGGTTTGGGGGGGAGTGGGGAGCTGGGACCCTCCCCTattccccccacacacacccgctgccccccagccccgctcGGGGTGGCTCTCACAGGAGAGGGGGCAGCCCAGGACCTCCATGCGCAGGCAGAGGCTGCCGTTCCAGCGCTGGGGGTAGATGCGCAGGTACCGCGCCACCACGGGCTCGGGGAACTCGGTCAGCACCGGGGTGTCCTTGTCCACGTTGCCATAAAACATCTGCGGGGGGGCACACGATGTACCcgagggggaggggaaggtcCCCACTGTCCGTCCCCCCCCACCACACATTGTGGTGTCCCCACCATCTCCTCGTAGCCGTTGCTGTACATCACCCAGTTCTGGCTGTCGTTGCTGAAGCCCACGTAGAAGCTGGTGACAAAGTCCTCGCTGCGGGGGGAAGGGGACAGGTTTGGGGGTGTCTCTGGGTCCTCTCCCCGTTCCCAGATCCCTCCCTCTCCCCGTACTGGATCTGGGAGTCACGGCCCTGGGTGATGACTCCAGTGAACTTGGTGGTGCGGCGCGTGTCCACCTCCAGCCAGTGTGCCCGCCCGTCGTCCTCGGCACACCAGGCCCCGTCAAAGAAATCGTCCTCGTTGGTGCCCGCCTGCAGTGGGGACAGCAATGGGGACACGGGTGGGGGGTGGGCTCGGTGCCGGGGGGTGCCGGGGGGGGGATGTGACCCTCACCTGCATGTTGAGGCGGCCACGCTGGGCGCCCAAGCCGTGGCGCAGCATGGAGGAAGCCAGGAGCTGCTCGTCAGCAATGCGGTGAGACTCCAGACCGATCGGGGGACAGCCTGGGGACAAGGGGTGGCCATCAGGGACATTCTGGGGACAAGGGGGGGCCAtcacctccccttccctccgGCCCACACCCCAGGACACTCACTTGTCTTCTCCTCCAGAGGGGCCCACTCATCCTCATCTGGGTCCAACTTCTTCCCTcctgttttttttggtttttctggaaaagaggCAGAGTGAGGGGGGTGGGGACAGAGCCCGGGCGTTGGGGTGTAGGGGGGGTGTTACCCACCTTTGCGGTCCCGGCCTTTCTCCTCAGCCCAAggatcctcctcctcctcctccttgctgctCCCACCCTTCTTGGGCTTCCCTGGGGCAGGAGAGCGGCTGCTGGGGACCTGCCCCCCACCCTAGGGACCTGACACCCACTCCATGGACGTGTCACCCACCCTGGGGATATGCCACCCATCCTGGAGACATGCTAACCTGCCCTGGGGATGTGCCACCCACCCCAAGGATGTGTCACCCCAACCCAGGGGTGTACCCCCCACCCTGGGGATGTGCCTCCCACCCTGGGGACAGGTCCCCAGCCCATCTCTCACAGGGTTTGAGCTTCTCCTCGTCCGTCTCCATCTCCTCGCCCTTGTCCGGGTGCTTGTGGGGCTTGGccggggggggtgggggaggcagCCCATACTGCACTGGAGGGGCAAAGGGGGGGCCGGGACAGCCCTTTAGGGCCGGAGGGAGGGGCAGTGGGGGTCAGAGGCCCCATGGATGGGGGTCCTGGGTTGGCTGCCCCATCACTCACGGTCATCATAGTCGGGGGGGTCAAAGCCCTCCTCGTAGTCCCCTTCGGTCACCGGGAGGgttggggagggaggtgggggggcAGATGGCACCTCTGGTTTCACTGGGTGAGGGGAACAAGGGCTGGGGTGAGAGTGGCTGGGAAGGGGGGTACCCCCATGTCCCTTTGtggtccccatgtccccataGGACCCCTCCAAATCCCCACAGGGTCCCTGTGGAGTCCCCGTGTCCCCACAGGGTTCCCACATGCGTGttgtgtccccatgtccctccAGGGTCCCCACACCCCTGCAGTGTCCCTTCCACCCCTCTATGCTGTCCCCACACCCCCTCAGCTCTGGGTTGTTCCCCGATGCTACTCCCCTGGGTCCCCACCCCAGGGACCgttcccccccccagccccatcccatgTGGTGCCACCCCCCCCTTGTCCCTCTGTCCTCTCACTGACATGGCTCCTCGGGCTGGGGCCAAACCCTGGGGGGTTTCATCCTGCTGGGGGGCTTGTGGGGTCTCTGCTGCCGTCGGATGTACTCAACTGGGGACAGAAAGAGGGAGTGGCCCTGGctttgggggtgctggggggggacaCCCCCTCCCTGAAGCCAGGGACCCCCAggcccccccccccaccccctggtACCGTACAGTCCTCATAGTCCTCCCGCTCCAGCTGCTCGTTGTAGTCCAGAGTCGGGGGCTCCGGCTCCTCGGGGACCTCTGTGGGGAGGGGACATGTGGGGAGGGAGCAGTGGTGGCAccagggcacagggaggtgACATTGGGGTGCAGGGAAGTGGCACTGGGGTGCAGAATGGTGACACTGGGGCACAGGGAGGTGGCATCAGGGCACAAGGGGTAAAACTGGGGTGGAGGGTGGTGGCCCCAGGGCACTGGGGTGGCAGAAGGTGGCATGCAGTAATAGAAAGGTGGCCCCAGGGTGCAGGGTGTGGCAtttggcagcaggaggggacaccagggcacagggaggtggccctggggacagagcaCTCACCAGGCTCCGGATGCCACCCCTCTCGTCCCAGGTCCCAGGCCTCGCTCGGTGGCTCCTCCAATCCCCCTGGGGACAGCGATGGGGAGCGAGGGGCTGGCGGTGCCCCCGGAACCCTCGGGGGAGACCCCCAGGGAACAAATCCCCCCCAAGCCGTGGGGTGGCACTGAGGACACGGGGTGGGTGACATCGTGGTGTGGCACCCCCCGAACCCGCGATGGGGACCTCCCGGACTCACCTCGGGCACCTccatccccctcctccccgcGGGACGGGGGCTGCTCCGGCAGCTGGGGGGTCCCCGGGATCCCCTCCTCCagcgggggctgcgggggggcTGTCGGGGGCTCGGGTGGCTTCTTCCCGGAGGGTTTTTTGGTGGCCTTGGGTGGCTTCTCCTTGGGTGGCTTCTCCTTGGGCTTTTTGGAGCCTTTGGGGGCTTTTTCCTTGGGCTTCTTGGGGGGCTTGCCCTTGCCCCTCtccttgtccctgtcccttTCCTTGTCCTTGTCCTTCCTGGACCCCCGAGGTCTCTCCTTGGGCTTCTTGGTAGGTTTGGgggctttttccttcttccccttcttgcCTTTCGGGGGCTCCGCCGCCCCCAGAGGTCCCGGGGAGCCTGCGGGGGGGGTGCGGGACCCAGGGTGAAGGGCggcagaggctgaaggagagGGGGGGTCCCCGCCTGCCCCCGGAGCCCCGTGCTCaccggtgccggtgccggtgtcCGGGTGGGTACCAAAGCCCAGCTCGGTCCCGTCGCTGTCGCTGTCCCCGTCCCTGTCCCCGTCGCTGTCGCCGTCCC
This DNA window, taken from Calypte anna isolate BGI_N300 unplaced genomic scaffold, bCalAnn1_v1.p scaffold_213_arrow_ctg1, whole genome shotgun sequence, encodes the following:
- the AEBP1 gene encoding adipocyte enhancer-binding protein 1 gives rise to the protein MAPPCSWLLVMVAPLLLLPPGAAPSPPAISDAEIEEFLRGFLWPGDGDSDGDRDGDSDSDGTELGFGTHPDTGTGTGSPGPLGAAEPPKGKKGKKEKAPKPTKKPKERPRGSRKDKDKERDRDKERGKGKPPKKPKEKAPKGSKKPKEKPPKEKPPKATKKPSGKKPPEPPTAPPQPPLEEGIPGTPQLPEQPPSRGEEGDGGARGGLEEPPSEAWDLGREGWHPEPEVPEEPEPPTLDYNEQLEREDYEDFEYIRRQQRPHKPPSRMKPPRVWPQPEEPLKPEVPSAPPPPSPTLPVTEGDYEEGFDPPDYDDLQYGLPPPPPPAKPHKHPDKGEEMETDEEKLKPWKPKKGGSSKEEEEEDPWAEEKGRDRKEKPKKTGGKKLDPDEDEWAPLEEKTSCPPIGLESHRIADEQLLASSMLRHGLGAQRGRLNMQAGTNEDDFFDGAWCAEDDGRAHWLEVDTRRTTKFTGVITQGRDSQIHEDFVTSFYVGFSNDSQNWVMYSNGYEEMMFYGNVDKDTPVLTEFPEPVVARYLRIYPQRWNGSLCLRMEVLGCPLSSISSYYSQQNEVTSTDNLDFRHHSYKDMRQLMKVVNEECPTITRIYNIGKSSRGLKIYAMEISDNPGEHEMGEPEVRYTAGLHGNEVLGRELLLLLLQFLCREFQAGNARVRSLVTQTRIHIVPSLNPDGYELARQAGSELGNWALGHWTEEGYDLFENFPDLASVLWAAEERKLVPHKFPNHHIPIPEHYLAEDATVAVETRAIMAWMEKNPFVLGANLQGGEKLVSYPFDTARTLTQTPAAAPHPPDYEDAPPELQETPDHAIFRWLAISYASAHLTMTETFHGGCHTQDVTDAMGIVQGAKWRPRAGTMNDFSYLHTNCLELSFYLGCDKFPHESELQQEWENNKESLLTFMEQVHRGIKGSVKDQQGEPIANATIVVGGIDHPVRTAAGGDYWRILNPGEYRVWARAEGYNPSAKTCSVFYDIGATQCDFVLSRSNWKRIREIMAMNGNRPILRPVPGRPMTPRERLRLRLR